Part of the Desulfotomaculum sp. genome, GGCGCGCAGGCATACGACCGCATAGCTGGCTATTTTCGTTCCTCTATGCTGGAAGTAGCCGGTGAGGCTTTGGAAACTGTCACCGGGCCTGTGCAGGTGGTCTGCAACTCCGATTTGGAACTGCGGGATGTAGAAACAGCCAGGGCCGCCCAGTATGCCATGAGGCGTGAGTGGTGCGAAGCAGAGCCGGAGAAATACGGCCCGGCCTCCCAGCCGCGGCTTTCCAAATTATTTGAATTGCTGTATTCCGGAAAGCTTCAGATCCGGGTTATGCCGCGTGAAAAATTCGGCTTGATACACGGTAAGGCCGGAGTCATCACACTGAGTGACGGACGCAGGACTTCTTTTATCGGGAGCGCTAACGAAACATACAGCGCCTGGAAAATGAATTATGAAATCATCTGGGAAGACGATTCCGCAGAAGCGGTCAAATGGGTACAGGAGGAGTTCGACGCGCTCTGGAACAGCCCCTTCGCGATATCTCTATCCGACTTTATAATCCAGGACATCGGCCGGCTGGCGCGCCGCGTGGTAATTCCCAGCGTTGAAGACTGGCGGCGGGAGCCGGATCCATCAATGACTGTTATCGAAACTCCTGTTTACCGCCGGGAAAACGGCCTGTGGGAACACCAAAAATATTTTGTACAGCATGCATTTGAAGCGCACAAAAGGAACGGCGCCAGGCTTGTCCTGGCTGATATGGTAGGTTTGGGGAAAACTGTACAGCTGGCGCTGGCAGCCCAGTTAATGGCTCTTTACGGAAGCAGGCCTGTGCTCATCCTGGCGCCTAAAACACTGCTCCTGCAATGGCAGGATGAGATGAAAAACCTGCTTGATATGCCGTCCGCCGTGTGGAACGGCAAGCAATGGATAGACGAAAACGGGATTGAATACCCGGTTATGGGTCCCGAGGGGATAAGCAAGTGCCCAAGAAGAATTGGCGTGGTATCAACGGGACTTATCATCAGCAAATCAGAAGTCGCCGAGTTACTTAAACAGATTAACTATGAGTGTATAATCGTGGATGAGGCGCACCGTGCGCACCGTAACAACCTGGGACCGGGCAAAGAGGCTGAAAAACCAGAACGCAATCATTTGTTGGACTTTCTAGATCAGGTGGCTGCCCATACGAAAAGCATGTTACTGGCCACGGCGACTCCGGTACAGAAAGACCCGGTAGAGGCGTGGGACCTTCTGGATGTGCTTTCCCGCGGAAACGAGGAAGTCTTCGGCGCTCGTTTCAGCAACTGGAGAAGGCCAGGCGAAGCGTTAGACCTTGTATTGGGGTCTATGGAACTGCCCGAAGATGATTTTGATCGCTGGAGCTGGATAAGAAACCCGCTGCCTCAAGCATCGGAAGAGCGTGATTTTGGATTGATCCGCCGCTCACTGCGCATGGCGGACAGTGATAATGTAGCGCCGTCCGAAGCGTGGCATACGATGAGCGAAGCTGATCG contains:
- a CDS encoding helicase SNF2, translating into MINRFSSRRQKLDYSFLKGRLTGAQAYDRIAGYFRSSMLEVAGEALETVTGPVQVVCNSDLELRDVETARAAQYAMRREWCEAEPEKYGPASQPRLSKLFELLYSGKLQIRVMPREKFGLIHGKAGVITLSDGRRTSFIGSANETYSAWKMNYEIIWEDDSAEAVKWVQEEFDALWNSPFAISLSDFIIQDIGRLARRVVIPSVEDWRREPDPSMTVIETPVYRRENGLWEHQKYFVQHAFEAHKRNGARLVLADMVGLGKTVQLALAAQLMALYGSRPVLILAPKTLLLQWQDEMKNLLDMPSAVWNGKQWIDENGIEYPVMGPEGISKCPRRIGVVSTGLIISKSEVAELLKQINYECIIVDEAHRAHRNNLGPGKEAEKPERNHLLDFLDQVAAHTKSMLLATATPVQKDPVEAWDLLDVLSRGNEEVFGARFSNWRRPGEALDLVLGSMELPEDDFDRWSWIRNPLPQASEERDFGLIRRSLRMADSDNVAPSEAWHTMSEADRSRIRRLSRSFVQRYNPFIRHIVMRTRDFLENTIDPETGEPYLKRVKVELFGEKEKEAVRLTPYLKEAYELAGEFCRLLAARLKTAGFLKTLLLKRVGSTIYAGKLTAEKMLRDWQYVVKEDNEEDEQVPDINDIKTLTQEEREVLQRFVQALSAEERDPKYEVILDCLTEKGWLEQGCIIFSQYYDSIFWLAENLSKELPEENIGIYAGDERSSIIKNGCMVRAARDELKRLVSKGSLRLLLGTDAASEGINLQRLGTLINLDLPWNPTRLEQRKGRIQRIGQTRDTVLIYNLRYKDSVEDRAHELLSDRMEEIFRLFGQIPDVLEDTWVYLALGEIEQAKKTIDSIQKKHPFDIKYNQIEKVPWESCERVLDSADRRKYLTQGW